CAGCGGTATCCATTCCGGGCAGCAGGATTCCAATATTCCTGTATTCCTTGGTGGAAAGTTCACACAGTGCAGAAGATACTGCCATTCTCAGTGCCTCCAGTTCATAACTTTCCTTCTTTCCAGCTCCAGAGACAAGTACGGCTCTCACGGCTTTCGCGGACGGTAGAAGCAGTGTTTTCCCCTTTTTGGGTGAGAATCCCAGTCTCTCTGAGTGAGACCTTACGCCGAGTCCGTCCATAGCCTCGCTGGTGGAAGCTGGCTCAAAGTCTTCAAACTTCAGGCAAACGACCGCGTCGAGGCCTGCGTATTCCTCTGATTGTCCTGTGGTTACATTCATGATACGAAGAGCCCAGCATCAAGCTTAAAATTTGCGTCACCTTAATTAAAATGAATGGAATGTGTCGGTATATGCAGTGTTCACTCTGCGGCGGAAAGGCTGTCTACGAAGCTAAGTATAATGGCACCTACCTTTGCCGGCACCACTTCAGTGATTCCGTAGAAAGAAGGTTCAAGCATGAGCTCCCAAGGCAGATCGACCTCAGTAAACCTGAGATAAAGATATCTGTTGCAATTTCCGGTGGGAAGGACAGCTCTGTAACCCTGTACTTGTTGAACAAATTCCTGGGTAAAAGAAAGAATGTCTCATTGACCGCCTTCACCATTGATGAGGGCATCGCGGGATACAGGAATTCAGGGCTGGAATCTGCGAGGACTCTTTGCAGTGATCTGGGGATTTCTCACAGCACGGTTTCATTTGAAGAAGCCTTTGGCAGGACCATGGACGAGATTGTCAAGATTGATGGGAAGATCACACCGTGTTCACATTGTGGTCCCATGAGGAGAAAGCTCATGAACCTTCAATCCCTTGTAAACGGCAGCGACTACGTTGCTCTTGGTATTAATCTGGATGACTATGCCCAATCTATTCTGATGAATGTCGTTAAAGGAGATTACGAAAGAATGATAAGAATGGCACCACACAAAATAAAGAAAGATGGGCTTGTAAGGCGGATTGTCCCATTGCGCCGGGTTCCAGAGAAGGAGGTGGCACTATACGCAGTCCTTAATGGAATCAAGTTTGACGGGGGATGGTGCCCGTATTATGAAAGGGCCCAGAGAAATATCTACAGGGATATAGTGACAGACCTGGAGGAAAGAACTCCTGGATCAAAGTTCGCCATCTCGAATTTCCTTGATGAGCTGAGGGATCATGTCGCGGATAACAGGTTACCAGCAGAAATGAAGAGATGTGTTAGATGCGGGTCGCCAACAACTGGAGAACTATGTGCTGTGTGCTCCCAGATCGAAAACATTGATCTGGTTTTACCTGAGAATGAAGCGGAAATGAATCAGAAAAGATCGCGATAAGTTGGGACGCCTGCTGGCACCGAACCCTCCTGCAAGAAGATTTAATTTTCATTAGAAAAATGCTGATTTTCGAAATATTTAATACAAACATGAATATTTAGATTGGCTTCGCCATACGTTCTGGATCGCTTGCTTGTAAGGGGCTGTAGCTTAGCTTGGTTAGAGCACCCGGCTGATAACCGGGAGGTCACCGGTCCGAATCCGGTCAGCCCCATTTAGAAATGTAAGCAAGTCCGCTAAAAACTTCGGAAACCACGTAGGAAGTTTTTTTATCTCATGGATAAAGTAAAGCTTCAGCACGCATGTTGGGCAAGGGGTCACAGGCATAAAAAGAAGTATGCAAAACACTCTCTGGATTGACAACAAAGCAGTCGAAAGGCGGCAAACCTGCCGAGATGATAATATACAGATCTAATGAGTAAAAATACCTATTGGATCTATGCAGGAAGTAGTGCATAACTGAGTCCATATTGTAGTTAAGAGCATGTAGGAGTTTGTATTCAAAAGGCCGTCATACTATAAATTAGGAATATTTATTGCTTCTTCAGAAGTAGCATGTAATGTTCGCTCACTCCTATAGTCTCAGGTTCTTCACAAATACTAAAGTGTATGCTGAGCCACTTGTTCCATCTAATTTTATTCTTCCTTAATTTGGCAATCTAATTGCCTCTATAAGATGCAAAGTCTTCAAACGCCGTCTTTGCCAAAACCTTTACATCGCTTCTGAAAAACCCTCCGAATTCATTTGGATTTAAGCCATGGAAGGGCATGAAGCCAAACCCACCGGAGTAATCTCCGGTACTTGCCCATTTGCGTATATAATTGGAATCCAAATCCGCTTGATAAATGCTAACGGTTCCACCAAATAGCATAAGACGTCCTATTACGGATACAAAGATATTTTTATCATGCCTGGCTATCCTTTTCAATTCTTTAGCTGCAGCAGTCTTTTAACATTAGACATAATATGCGACATAGATCCGTCTAAGCATACAACAGCATCATACTGAGCGTCTTTGATCATATTAAGGTCCTGGCGCAAATCCTACGTATGCGCCTTTAAGCTCTGAAGATAAACCTTCGCGTTTGAATCTTGCTACCAAAGACCTTATGTTCTCTTCTACTTGATCCACTGCCATTATGTCATAGCCTTGCTTGGCAAACCATAAAGAATATCTTCCAGCCCGCATCCTATGTCCGCGATCAAGCCATGTTTAGCAGATATTCTTTCATGTAATGTACTGTTGTGGTATACTCCATTATCCCAGTGCTTTTAGTAAGTCTATTCCATTCGTGTTCAACACTAGTGGAGTAACCTTTTATAATCTCTTTCTTGTACTCGTTTATTTGCATAGCCACTCAAGCACTGTTTTTAGTTCAAGCACAGTATCCCATACTACAGATATTTTTTAAGATGACTTTTTGCCTCGTTAATCCATCTCTGATTGTTCTTGAGATGATATTCTGTCCAACCTAATTCATTATTGCATTTTTTGTGTAAGATGCCCAGGATGCAGCCAGCTATGTGGCTCATAACTGCCCTGCCATCTTGATGTTGCCTTTCTCAACAACCTGTCCATTTCTTCCTTATTTGGGACTCCCTCGTTTTCCAAGGTAAGATAAAGATTTTCCCCCTGTTAAGATTTATATATGTATCGCCCTGTGCACAGTGACCCGTGATTTTAAGGGATAAATCCTTAAGTTTCCAGATTTACACCGTCTGGGAAATGCCTAGCATAAACATATGTATTGAGGTCAGATATTCTGTCATGGAACAGGTCAGAAATAATGTATCCGCTGACTGATTTGCAGATTATATACTCAATAATTTCTGGTTTCTTGGTTGGTTTCACTCTGGGTTTAATAGGCGGTGGTGGATCAATACTTGCAATTCCACTTCTAATATATTTTGTCGGTTTTGATCACCCTCATATGGCGATCGGTACCACTGCACTCGCTGTTGGAATCAATGCCTATCTGAATTTGATTCCCCATACTCTTAAGAAGAATGTGAACTACAGCATCGGCACCATTTTTACCATACCCGGAATAGTAGGCGTTCTCATAGGGTCTGAACTAGGGCTTTTAACTCCTGGAACTTATATTCTTTTCTTCTTTGGTTTCTTGATGATAGCTATCTCAGTATACATGCTCAACAGAAAAGGCGTAGAAATGTCCACTGCACAGAGATTGGATTCCATCTCCTATCCAAAGCTCGTATTTGTGGGACTTCTGGTAGGCTTTGCGTCTGGATATTTTGGCATAGGCGGCGGGTTCCTCATCGTCCCTGGTTTGCTGTTTGGCGGCGGCCTTAACATAATTCAGGCAGTGGGAACCTCTCTGATGTCTGTTGGAACATTCGGTATAGTGACGGCTATCCGTTATTCGATCGGTGGTGAATTGGATCTTCTGATCAGCGGGTTCTTCATCGCTGGAGGGGTCGTTGGAGGTTGGATGGGTGCAAGATTCGCGAGCAGGGTTCCAAAGAGAAGATTGACCCAAATGTTTGCTGTCATCGTCCTAATAGTTGCAATCTACATAATTTACCAGAACTATACAGTAGTATTGCACTTCTGATCGGTAATTACATTACTGCAATATGGCTTAAATTTACCTCAGTGCAACGTTGCAGGGGTTTCAATCTGTAAAGGGTATTTGCCTGCAAGTACAAGAGCCACTTCCAGATCGTTGATCCTGATGATTATCATGGCTATACTGGAAATCCAAAAGTAAAATAATACCCTTAACGCCACTGTTTTAGATTTTGCATCTCCGGAAACCAATACTGTTCATATTTACCTGCAAAGTTTAGGGTGTTGGACCTGAGAGAGGACACACTTTACTGAGGTCAGTAAGTTTCCTGGAGATTAGATTACCCGAAAGAACTGTCAGATCAATTCCTGGCATGATAGAAGTGTGATCGGTTTTAAATGCAGGGTTAGATTCGCAGATTGATCAATAAGCATGGCTGCCGAAATCTTTTACGATCTTACAGGTGCCAGAAAAACTATGAAATGGCTTAGAGGCCAGATAACCGAGATCAGGAAGCTTCTACGCATGGGAGAGGAGGCCATGTCCTCTTATGATCTTGACTCAGCAGACACCTACACGCGGAATATGCAGGACATACTAGACCGGATCAAACGGAAGAAGATTATCGTAAGAGACCAGGCGTTCACCCTAGTTGATTTTCCAGCGCTGATCAATGATATGCCAGCCTACCTTTGCTGGAAAGAGGGAGAGGATGATGTGACATACTGGCACTATGCGGATGAGGGTTTTGCGGGAAGAAAAAAAATAACTGGCGAAGAGAAGATCCTCAGCTATCTCTGACCTTTCAAGGGTTACTGGATTTAATCTTTTACAAAACCCTGGCCTGGTTATGTTTGGGGTGAATTAAGATATTCTACTTTTATCTGCCAGTCTCTCTTGTTCTGTATTACTGAGGCGGTTAGGCCGGAAGATCTTATGATTGAGAGGTTCCTTTCGGCTTCAGCCTCGGACTGACAGTGAATGAAGAGTGAGTCAAAACCTAGTTCCGGCATTTCTGACTGGTTTCCGAGTATAGCTCGTATCCTGTCTAGGGATTCTATGAAACTCCTCTCGTCCACATGCATTTTCCCTTCCCTTATTCGGTCTATACCTCTTTCCCTCAGGCTCTTATAGATGAGACTGTTGATCTTCCCGGAGATCTGTCTTCCGGACGGTGTGGTAAAACCAGTTGCTGACATGAATGCACCAAATATAAGGGCAACTCCGCCAACGATAAAAGAGCGTGCGAGAACTGCGTACACACCGATAGCCAGTGCGGCTATGCCCAGTGCCGTTCTATACAAATGCACATCGACCATAAATAGAACCTGTCTAAAAGCTTTATGAATGTGAGTCTTTTAACCAATCCAGTAGCTCATAAGGACATCATCGACATAATTCCCGTCTATTATGAACTGCTTCTCCTTGTTTCCTTCGACGATGAAGCCTATTTTTTTATAGACCTCTATTGCCCTTGTATTAGTTGAGAACACCTCAAGCCAAATTTTCTCTATCCCCTTAGACTTTGCCCATTCTACTGCACTTTTTATCAATCTTGTACCGTGCCCCATTGACCTGTGGTTTTTCTTTATGGCTATTCCCAGGGAGGCCGTATGGTGGTTTTTCTTGAACATGCCTCTTTGGAGAGTCAGGACGCCCACGATCTCTGGTCCATACTCAAGAACCAGCGTAAGGTCCTCAATGTTCCTGAGCCTGTCCTGCTCGCCCCTTTCAGTGAGCAGATAATATTCACTGACCAAGAATGTGTGCTCATCCATTACAGACTGCATGCATTCAATTATCCCCTTTGCATCCGATATCCTTGCTTCTCTTATTGCATATTCCTGTGGATCGATTGATTTCTTCCTAAGCATCTTACAACACTGACAGCCCTATTTTTTAGACAGCATGTTCTTCAGAGTCTGGTGCAGGTTGTTTATCTCCCCCACAACTTCTTCAGATTCGGCTAAAACGCGTTCTTTGTTTCCCACGAATTCAGGAGATATTATGGCTCCTTCCTTAGATGCGAGAATTATGTTGTCATGCTCAAGCATTCTGAGGCTGTACCGGATCTTATGTCTTGGTATGCCCGTTTCCTGTGAGATCTTTATGATGCCCTGAGGTTGTTCCTTAAGAAGATTCTCGATAATTGATATGTGTCTTCGCAGGTTTTGTATGTCTCTTCTGATTTCCCTGAAAATTGACTGGCCTTCCTCGACCATGTCCCTTCAGTTTAAGATGGAATATTAAGATATTGCCTCACCATTTGTCCTTCCATTGCCGTTCATTTAAGGGCTTACTTGTACTGTGAATACTGTCTACGGATAAATCTTCTTTTCCCCGTCAAAAATTTCAATTTCACCAGCAGTCCCAACAAGCTCCCTTATTTTGGAATCCCGCTGGGAAATGTATTCATCGAACCTTTCAGGGTGCTTTGACTGGGCTTTAATCTTAAGTGCATTTGATCTGAGTGATGCCTGCAGTTTTATCTCAAACTTCTTCCTTTCTTCAAAAATGGTCAGATTAATGGTCTTCACCATCGGAGAATTGATTCCGGTTCACTTAATAAAAGTTTTCCGAAAACACCAAATGGTTATTTGAAACGTAACCATGGTCCAGCGTTATGCAGATCGACCTGGTCAAGGAAAACGAATTCACTTACAAGATACCTGTGCAGAAGGAAAGAGGCATGAGGGTACCCGGTATAATTTATTCAACTGAAAAAATGATGGACACAATGAGGGATGATCCCTCACTGGCGCAGGTCATGAATGTTGCTACACTTCCCGGCATCGTCAAGGCTTCAATTGCAATGCCCGACATTCATCTGGGTTACGGTTTTCCCATTGGCGGGATCGCTGCGTTCGACAGTGAGACGGGCATCGTTTCTCCTGGAGGCGTGGGATATGATATCAACTGCGGTGTCTCGCTGATGAAGATAAACGTATCATATGGAGAAATTTCTCTGAAAATGAAGGAAGTTGTTGATGCCGTGTTTCAGGCCGTGCCTTCGGGCATGGGATCAAATTCCAGGATAAGGATAGGCAAAAGCGAAATGGATGACATATTGCAAACTGGGCTGAAGTGGGCGCTGGAAAAGGGATATGCAACTTCAGAAGATATTGAATCCACCGAGGAAAACGGAACAATGGAAGGATCTGATCCTGCGGACGTTTCAAGCGAGGCAAGATCTAGAGGGATGAAACAAATTGGAACTCTAGGAGCAGGGAATCATTTCCTCGAAATTCAGAGAGTACAAGAAATCTTTGACGGAAGTGTCGCATCCTCATTCGGTATAGAGTCCGAGGGCCAGATAACTGTTATGGTGCATACAGGGTCAAGGGGCCTCGGCCATCAGGTTGCCACTGATTACCTTAAGAGACTGAACGAAAGTGTTCCTGGTCGGGTGATATGTCAACATGACAGGCAGCTCATTTCGGCAGAGATCAACTCAAGAATTGGCCAACAGTATCTCTCGGCGATGAAGGGAGCAGCGAATTTCGCTTTCGTAAACCGCCAGATCATACTTAGCAGGGTCAGGGAGGTCTTTGCGAAGGTTCTCGGAAGACCGGAGGATGATCTGCAAATGAAGCTTGTATATGGGCTCGCGCATAATATAGCAAAGGTCGAAAAACACACAGTAGACGGAGAAAAGATGATTCTCATGGTTCATCGGAAGGGTGCCACCAGAGCTTTTCCCGCTGGCGCTCCTGGCGTTGGCGCCAGATTCATGAAAACCGGTCACCCCGTTCTTGTACCGGGGGACATGGGAAGCGCCTCGTACGTGATGGTTGGAGCAAAGAAATCACTCGACGCAAGCTTCGGATCATCCTGCCATGGCGCAGGTAGGCTATTGAGCAGACAGAAATCCCTGAGGAATTTCAGCGATACATATGTGCAGGGAAAACTGTCCGCGGCCGGCGTCATCGTTAAGTCAGCCTCCAGGAGGGTACTCATTGAGGAAGCCCCGGGAAGCTACAAGAACATAGATGAGGTAGTATCGGGTGTTGTCGGAGCTGGCCTCGCAGAAAGAGTGTCGAGGCATGTTCCGGTCGGTGTGGTGAAGGGATGACTGTCAGGAATGCTAAAACTATCTCTGGAAACATATTCTGGGAAGGGGAATTCCGGAATGGAACGATTATAGCTGACGGGGGCAGGCTGGTATTTGAGGAGGGAGAATCTGCCGAACATAACACCATTCTTCCTGCCCCAGTGAATGCACACACCCACATTGGAGATTCATTTATAACTCGCGAACCGACAGGAACACTTGCTTCCATAGTCGGACCCGGTGGGTTCAAGGAAAACGAACTTGGAAGAGCCAGTTCTGGTACAATTGCTGCAGGTATGCGCCGTACCATTGACTACCTGAAAAGGATCTGTTCCCCGGTGATCATAGATTTCAGGGAATCGGGGGCAAGCGGTGTGATGGCAATGAGAAGCGCACTCACAGATTCCGTAATGCCAATAATCCTTTCCAGAGGTTCAAGCAGTGAAGAGTTGATCTCTTCAATCAGGATTTCAGATGGTATTGGCATAAGTTCCGAGAAGGATCTTGACCATTCCCTCATAAACCAAGCCTCAAAAATTGCCAAGGACAACGGCAAAATATTTGCCATCCATGTGAGCGAAGTCGAGAGGGAAAACATGGACTATGTCATATCCTTACAACCAGATTTTGTTGTTCATGGCATCAATGCATCAATAGAAGATCTTGAAAGTCTGGCCGATAGGAAAATTCCCTTGGCCATAACACCTCGGTCCAATTATTTTTATGGAATGCGCCCAGATTATTCACTTATGACAGACAGCGGCATTGAAATGATGCTTGGAACAGATAATGCCATGATAACTGCACCTGATATCTACGCTGAGATGGATTTTCTCTATCGGATCCAGAAAAGCGTCAACAGAATCTCTCCTGATGACATAATTAATATGGTATTCATGAACCCATACAAGCGCCTTGAAAGGTATCTGTCTGAGCAGTCGCGGTTATTCCTGCAGTTCCCCCATGTAAGAATATCAAGTTATGAAATAGTTACGAGAGCAAGCCAGTTTGAGAAGAAATTAGTCAGGATATCGGACGTTACTCACTCATAACCTGTTCAGCTTCCACTTTTAAGCTAACATATATTTCCGGTAATATCCTGACCAGTCTCATTAACAAATAAAAAACTGGTATAGCGGTGATTCTGCAGGAATGAATTTCCTGTCTGACACAAACTTTTATAAGAAAAAATTTCCTTAGCCCTTACCGCAAGAGGAAGATTAGAGTGAAAAAGATTCAGGTACTAGCTGTATTCGTAGCAATTGCAATGATTGGAAGTGCTTTCCTGGCCATGGGTTCGGCCGGTGCAACCAGTCCACAGACAGGTTCTCTCAGTTTCAGGATATTGTTTGTCGGCGGTGGAAACTCCGCGCCCGCGAACTCAAGCACTGTTGTAATGCTTGAGACCCCAGATGGGCACGTGCTATCAACACAGTATGGACCAACAGTAACGTTCAGCTCCCTGTATTATGGGAATTATTCGGTGGTGGTTCCGGCACAGTACCTCCCAGGTTTCTATGGAGCTCCGGTAGTGTTAAACCAATCTTACTACCCAGTTGCGCTTGATTCCAGCACCAACGGAAAAGCATTTACAGACACCCTATATGTTTCTCCAACGTATAAGGTGAATGTCTCCGTGAGCAATATTGCCTCCGGGAGCGCTTCCATTTCGTTCAGGAGTGTTCAGGGGTTCGCTTTCAAGAGCGTCTCCGTTACCGAGACAAATAATTACACTTTTGTCTATCTTCCGTCGCAATATTATGCCGTGTTAGGCTATAATGGAGCTACGTACGCGTTTCAGGAATTCAATGTTGGCCCCAGTGTCAAGCTCGATCTTCGATCGGGATCTCCGGTTTCCGGTTTTGTTTCCACCACAAATGGTGCAACTCTTTCACCGGTTGATGTAACTGTAATTAACGGGGCATACCACAATTACACCGTGTCCACATTCCCAGGAAGTACCTTCTCCGTTTACGAACCAAGCTGGTCTGGATATACACTGCTGGTAAGTTCACCTGGCTACAATGTCAGCAGCTATAGCGGATCAATGCTTACTTCAGGTAAAGTCCTCGATGTCATACTCCAACCTTCCAACAGCACCGTAACTTACAATTACAACCTGAGCCACAACCTGCAGTATCTTAACCTTACTGTAAAATACAGCATAACAAATGATACTACGATTCCCCAGTTTGCAAACGCCAGTGTCGGTTCTCTGTACTGGCAGCTTCTGCTTGATAAGGCCAGCTCAAGCAACATTGACAGATACGTTAACTCCACAATTGTCAATTATACTGCAAACACCTTCCTTGTGAATGGGGTATATTATTACATTTCGTCTCCACTAACCTTGTCTAAAGCTGTCCAGACCTTTAACGCGGGAAGCCCCCCGACCAATGGTTTCACAGCTGAGCTAACGGCACAGTACAAAAACATTAGCTCGATAAAGACCTCGATTTATAACGGCGCATTCAACATCAATGTTTACGCCATCGGTTCCCAGTATCAATATGGAAAGCTAGGTTACCAGTATAACATCACATATAACAATACGGGCATCGCCCTCAATTCATCTTCCTCCAGCAATGTCAGGCTCTCCAATAGCCCAATTATCATTCCGGCGCAGTCCTCCAGTGGCTTAGTCACCCTGACTCTGCAGCCCGTAAAAAATGCAACGGTTACAAACTCCCTGATACAGTTTCAGATAGCTGGAAAAATTGTAAACAATATATTGAACTCATCACAAGGCAATACTGTATTTGCTTCCCCTATCAATTCCCCTGTGACCATGAACGTTTCCAACGCTTTCTATAACCCAGTCACCGGGCGCGATGATTACCAGAATGCAATTTTCAATTGGGCGGTTGTTAATGCCACAGGCAAAACAACCAATACAAGTTCCAACATAATAACTAAATTTGCCAATGGAAATAACACCATCTACCTTAACTGGACAAGTGGCTCTGGGGCACATGGAAGCACGATGTTCTATGTCTACGGATCCTCTGGCAAACCCACTGTGGTTTACAATATAACCTCACAGGGAAAGACCATTGAAAATAATACGGCATCATCGTCGCCAGTCAAAATATTTGTGAACCAGACACAGACCACAGACTACTCTTCCTATTACTCACATCTCAATTTAACCGCGGGAGGCAGAACATATCAGGTCCCACTCAGCTTCAACTGGTCATTCCCGACGTCTGTAAGCCTTTCTGCCAATACAAGCTATGTGTTCCAGAAGCCCAACCTCACTCAGGGATACCAGTACATTTACCTTAACGTATCCTCTGTTTCTGGGAATGCTTCCATAGTGTTCGTAGTGACAGTTAACGATACGACTCCACCGGTACCTGTTGTAACAATAAAAAACCCTAAGGGGCAGGTTGTGAACAGCCCAATAGCAGGACAGAATATCACTCTTTCTGCGGCGTCTTCCTATGATCCATACTACAATTCCACATACTTCTCCAACCATCCCAGCCAGAGCCTCAACTATACGTGGAAAATAGAGAGTGCCAGTGGCACTGTACTTTCCCCGTCATCCACAACTTATACAAGCCTTTATGGCAACAGCCATTCAATGACCTGGAACGTTCAGTTTAACAACGTCAGCAGTGTTCGCATAGTCCTGTCAGTCAAGAATCCGTCACAGATATCCGGAGTGTCAAATCAGACCTACTCAATGGTTATCGACTCCCCGTACATCACGGTAAACAACATATATCAATTATCCGGCCTTCAGCAGGGCATCTCACACACCATATACGTGAACTTCACGAACACAGGTACAGTGACGGCTAATAACGTCACCATTGTAGTAACCGTGGGTGGATCTCAGGTGGCAAGCAAAACGTTCACATACCTGAACCTGACCCCAGGATCTTCCGCCAATGAAAGTCTGTCCTGGACTCCGAGTTCCTCTGGTTCATTCCAGATTGTTGCGGCTGGCCATGCAAACGGAGAGCCCAGCTTCATGACCTCCCTCGGAGAGATGACAGTGTCCGCATCCATAGCCACTTCTCCATACACTACGCCGCTTATAATAGTCGGAGTTATTGCTGTCATCGTAGTAGTAGGGTTCGTGTATTACAGGATATCCTCAAGGGGAAGCAGAACCACGGCGATAAAGAAGAGAGAAGATCAGAAAAAGCCGCCTCAACCCCCAGAGAAGAAGAAATAAAATTAGTACACTACCAACATTCTTTTTTTTTGTTTGAGGGTTTTGATATATATTTACATTTCATCAACGTTAGATATTCCTATTATTTTGCATGCGTCATCTAGAATTGTTCGAAACCCCTTTACAAGAGATATTCTACGGTTCCTGTCCTCCGTGGGAGAGTTTAGTACCGGGCACTGCGTGTAGAAATCATTGAACGCCTTTACAAGACCGAGAAGATAGTTTGAAAGCGTATCCGGCCGGAGAGTCTTTGCTGCCTCCTCCAGAACGTAAGGATAGAGATACAGCCTGTGAACAAGTGTCTTTTCCGCATCGTTGCTGAAATGCAGATCTGAAACATCGACCTTGTTTGTCTTCGCAAGTATGCTGGAAGCCCTGGTATGCGAATACATTATGTACGGGGCAGAATCTCCTTCAAAATTCAGAGCCTCACTCCATCTGAAGACCATGGCCTTCGAGGGATTTACCCTGATGATATTGAACCTGATTGAAGACCTTGCCACGCTCTCGGCAATGGTTCTCAATTTTTCCTCCGGAAGGTCCGTTCGCTTTTCCCTTACAATGGAGAGAGCTTCTTCCTCAGTACGTGCAATGAGATCCCAGGCTGATACTACATTTCCTTTCCTAGTGGACATTTTTCCGGTGTCAAGAGAAATGAACCCATAATAGACGAAATCTATCTGCTGCTTCAAGCCCATGAGGTTTTTCAGCACATATGTCAAGTGCTCGCCGTGGTTTTTGTGATCTTCACCCAAAACGTCGATGAAGCGATCAAAATTCAGAGCCTTGAACATGTGGTATGCGACATCCCGCGCAAAATAGAGAGAAGTCCCATCTTTTCTCTTCAGGAAAACCTTGGTTCCGT
The genomic region above belongs to Thermoplasmataceae archaeon and contains:
- a CDS encoding TIGR00269 family protein, with protein sequence MQCSLCGGKAVYEAKYNGTYLCRHHFSDSVERRFKHELPRQIDLSKPEIKISVAISGGKDSSVTLYLLNKFLGKRKNVSLTAFTIDEGIAGYRNSGLESARTLCSDLGISHSTVSFEEAFGRTMDEIVKIDGKITPCSHCGPMRRKLMNLQSLVNGSDYVALGINLDDYAQSILMNVVKGDYERMIRMAPHKIKKDGLVRRIVPLRRVPEKEVALYAVLNGIKFDGGWCPYYERAQRNIYRDIVTDLEERTPGSKFAISNFLDELRDHVADNRLPAEMKRCVRCGSPTTGELCAVCSQIENIDLVLPENEAEMNQKRSR
- a CDS encoding sulfite exporter TauE/SafE family protein translates to MYPLTDLQIIYSIISGFLVGFTLGLIGGGGSILAIPLLIYFVGFDHPHMAIGTTALAVGINAYLNLIPHTLKKNVNYSIGTIFTIPGIVGVLIGSELGLLTPGTYILFFFGFLMIAISVYMLNRKGVEMSTAQRLDSISYPKLVFVGLLVGFASGYFGIGGGFLIVPGLLFGGGLNIIQAVGTSLMSVGTFGIVTAIRYSIGGELDLLISGFFIAGGVVGGWMGARFASRVPKRRLTQMFAVIVLIVAIYIIYQNYTVVLHF
- a CDS encoding DUF2203 family protein translates to MAAEIFYDLTGARKTMKWLRGQITEIRKLLRMGEEAMSSYDLDSADTYTRNMQDILDRIKRKKIIVRDQAFTLVDFPALINDMPAYLCWKEGEDDVTYWHYADEGFAGRKKITGEEKILSYL
- a CDS encoding GNAT family N-acetyltransferase → MLRKKSIDPQEYAIREARISDAKGIIECMQSVMDEHTFLVSEYYLLTERGEQDRLRNIEDLTLVLEYGPEIVGVLTLQRGMFKKNHHTASLGIAIKKNHRSMGHGTRLIKSAVEWAKSKGIEKIWLEVFSTNTRAIEVYKKIGFIVEGNKEKQFIIDGNYVDDVLMSYWIG
- a CDS encoding transcriptional regulator; this translates as MVEEGQSIFREIRRDIQNLRRHISIIENLLKEQPQGIIKISQETGIPRHKIRYSLRMLEHDNIILASKEGAIISPEFVGNKERVLAESEEVVGEINNLHQTLKNMLSKK
- a CDS encoding RtcB family protein, which translates into the protein MQIDLVKENEFTYKIPVQKERGMRVPGIIYSTEKMMDTMRDDPSLAQVMNVATLPGIVKASIAMPDIHLGYGFPIGGIAAFDSETGIVSPGGVGYDINCGVSLMKINVSYGEISLKMKEVVDAVFQAVPSGMGSNSRIRIGKSEMDDILQTGLKWALEKGYATSEDIESTEENGTMEGSDPADVSSEARSRGMKQIGTLGAGNHFLEIQRVQEIFDGSVASSFGIESEGQITVMVHTGSRGLGHQVATDYLKRLNESVPGRVICQHDRQLISAEINSRIGQQYLSAMKGAANFAFVNRQIILSRVREVFAKVLGRPEDDLQMKLVYGLAHNIAKVEKHTVDGEKMILMVHRKGATRAFPAGAPGVGARFMKTGHPVLVPGDMGSASYVMVGAKKSLDASFGSSCHGAGRLLSRQKSLRNFSDTYVQGKLSAAGVIVKSASRRVLIEEAPGSYKNIDEVVSGVVGAGLAERVSRHVPVGVVKG
- a CDS encoding amidohydrolase family protein encodes the protein MTVRNAKTISGNIFWEGEFRNGTIIADGGRLVFEEGESAEHNTILPAPVNAHTHIGDSFITREPTGTLASIVGPGGFKENELGRASSGTIAAGMRRTIDYLKRICSPVIIDFRESGASGVMAMRSALTDSVMPIILSRGSSSEELISSIRISDGIGISSEKDLDHSLINQASKIAKDNGKIFAIHVSEVERENMDYVISLQPDFVVHGINASIEDLESLADRKIPLAITPRSNYFYGMRPDYSLMTDSGIEMMLGTDNAMITAPDIYAEMDFLYRIQKSVNRISPDDIINMVFMNPYKRLERYLSEQSRLFLQFPHVRISSYEIVTRASQFEKKLVRISDVTHS